From Pseudomonas hormoni:
CATTTAAGTCATTCGCAATCACTTGCAGGAGCGGCCGGGCGGCGTTCCGTTTGCTGGCGATCCTGGCGATCCTGGCGATCCGGCGACACGGTGCATTGGATTAACCGAATCGCCAGTAAGCCGGTTCCTGCAGATCAGCTTTCGGCTTTCTTATCCGCTGTCTCCAACTCCTTCATGCGCTGATCGATCAACTGGCACTTGTCCGGTAGATCGGCGCTGGCCGTGCCCAGATCCATCTTCTGCAACTCATCGTTGATCTCTTTGGCTTTCTTCGGATTCTGCTCCGTGAGCTTGGCGACTTCCTTGGCCAGTTGTTCACGTTTGGTGGTGGCTTCCTCCGGCGTGCACGCCCAGGCGGGGAGGGCGCAAGCGAGGGTGGCGGCGAGGGTGAGTTTCAGCAGGATTTTCATGGAGTGGGCCTCGGTTCCGGTTAAGGCGGGTTATCCGGTTGAGGGTTGAGGTCAGGGGAAAGTTCAGCGCGCAGGCATCTTTTGTCGCGCCACGGGCTGATAACGAGTCCGTCAATTGACCGAAAAATAGCGTCAATCTACTATGTTGACATCGTTTTGATATCACTCGCAAATCAGGGATTGAACATGCTGTTCAGAGCCATCACGGCAAGCCTTCTACTGGCATTGACCGGTTGCACCAACGTCACCGTCGAGCCAGTCGCTCCTCAATACAAAATCTCGCAGCTCTGCATCGAAGAGAACCCCAAAGTAGTGGTGGGCGATTTTGTTGATGGCCTGCAAACGCTATTGCGCAAGCACAACATCGAAAGTCGGTTGTACGCCGCACCCCTTCCGGGCAGTTGTGAATACCGTCTGACTTACACCGCCATCCGTTCCTGGGACTTTTCCCCGTACTTGTCCGATGCCAGTGTCCGGCTCTTCAAGGGCGGTCAACAAATCGGCTTTGGTCAATACCATCTGACCGGTGAGGGGGGCTTCGATCCGTCGAAAGTGGCGCCGGTCGAGGAAAAGATGGGGCCGGTGATCAACCAGTTGCTGGGGCAAAACAAATGAGCGCAGCCATGAAAAGTATCCCGGTTCTGTTGCTCATGCTGTTGTTGACCGGATGCGGTCACACCAGCTCCAGCCAGCCGTATTTCGAGCCGCCGGCGCCTCCGCAGGGCAAGGCGCTGGTTTACATGATGCGGACCCAGGTCATTCAAGGCAGTTTTTATGACAGCGTGTTCAGCATCAATGACAGCGCAGTGGTCGGGCTCAATGACAAAACCTATTCCTGGGTTCTGGTGAGCCCGGGCCTGCATAAGGTCTCAGCCGGGCCGCGCCCGCATCCACGAAACGTGTTCTTGAACCTGCAGGTCGAGCAGGGCAAGGAATACTTCGTTGAATACACGCAGGAGTACGCGGCCGAGATGGTTCGGGTGCGGGATGCCAAGGAAGGGAAAGCCATGGTGAAGGGGTATTCGTATATTCCGGTGAAGTAGTCGTGCGCTGTAAATGGACTATCCATGCGGTATCCGAAACTAAAAGTTTTCTTATCCTGTAAGGGACTACTCAATGCGTTTTTTGGCTTCCTGGTTTCTTTTGGCTGCGTCTGTACTGCTCTCGGGGTGCAACACCACACCCTATGACAAGGCGACAATCTATTACGATCGCGCTCAATTCCCTGCGCAAATTGCTCAGGATTTCCCTGGGTTGACTGGCCCGGTTCTTCAGCATGGACGGTGCACGCTGATTGTCGCGACGCCTGGCTCAAATACGGGCACTTACCATTTCTGTACCTTTGCGCTGACTTCGAATGAGCTTTATGTGCAGGGCTGGGACGCCAAGGCGCTGAAGTATGTGGAGCTCGTGCACGTTGATTTGTCGAAGCTTAAAACGATTTCGATTGCTTCATTCCTCCGCGCCAGCCAGGTCCAATTGACCGAGGAGCGTCGACAGTTGGCGCTGAGCGCTTCGATTGACGAAGGCGGTTATGGCGATAGTGCGGCGACGGAGCGGTTATTCGAATCGATCAAAAGCAAGGGTGTCCTTGTTGTGAAAAGCGAAGGAATGATGAGCCCGCCTGCGGCGCCTTCGCCGATGATCATTCCGATTGTCATTCCCAAGTAAGAACTTTTTTGAGCCCGTGCCTGTAGGTTCGCTATGTTTGACAAACAGATATACGACTTGACTCCGCAGGACCTGCTTGCCCAAGGAGTTTGGTATTTCCCCATGGACGATACCGTGCGGAACGAACTGACGGTTCGCCCGGTGTCTTCAAGAGAGGTGATTGAGGCCGACTTTCAAATCATCGTCAGAACTGTTTTTGAAGGGCAAGATGGCTCGCGTTACGTGGGTTATGTGTATTGGCGCGCCAGCGACCATCTCGGCGATCTGCAACCGGTTGTGTTTGTTGGAGCAGCCGGATGCGTGACGTTCTGGAGCGGGATGCTCGAACCGGCATGGTCTGCATACCCTTTAGAGATGCAGGCATTACGCTTGGTGCTGCCTGTTTCATTCACGTCTGAAGTTCTCTTTGAAATGGCATCTATTTCTGGTGTGCTGGAAGGGTTGTATTACTTCAAGAATATTGAGGATGGAAGTGTTGGTGTCGTCGCGTGATGTACGCCGTGCAGGTTTTTTGTACTCCATGAAAAGGGCGACCAACAGGTTGCCCGTTTCATTTGCTTCACAGCATTCGCTTGCATGCGATGCGATCTATTCCCCGTGACAGCAGCTGGAAGAAGCTTTGTCTTCATACCGATCGTGATGCTTTACCCATTCCATGATTTCCTCTTCGTTGCGGCCCTTGGGCATGAGGTCGAGGTAGTTGTAGGTGCCGACCAGCATGTCCAGGCCGCGGGCATAGGTGGAGTAAGTGTGAAAAATATCGCCCGCTTCGTTGCGATAAAACACGCTGAGGCCCGGGAGTTCTTCTTCGGCGCCGTCGGATTTTTCGTAGTTGTAGGTCGCTGTTCCGGCGGCAACATCTTCTGCGCGGGCCGAGACGCCAAAGTCATAGTTGAAATCGCTGCCTGCTGACGATACCCAGTCGAATTTCCAGCCCATGCGTCGTTTGAACGCCTGGAATTCGGCGAATGGCGCGTGGGAAACGGCAACCACGGCCACGTCATGATGGGCCAGGTGCTGGTTGGCGCCGTCGATGTGGTCGGACAGGAAGGAGCAACCGGGGCAGCCTTCGTCCCAGCCGTCGGCGAACATGAAGTGGTAGATGACCAACTGGCTGCGGCCGCCGAACAGGTCGGCCAGCTTCAGTTCGCCGTTGGGGCCCTGAAAGCGATAGTCCTTGTCGATTTTCACCCAGGGCAGGGCCCGACGTTCGGCGCTGAGTTTGTCCCGTTCCTTGGTGAAGGCTTTTTCGTGAGCCAGGTGTTGTTTACGAGCGGCGAGCCATTCTTCTCGCGATACGATTTGATGGTTCTGAGCGTTCATCGGGTTTTCTCCTGCGCAATGCGGGGAGGTGACTGACACAACCTTGTCGTTTGACCTGTGCCGAATTCGACATACCGCCGGTCAGCGCCGTTCAAAACCTTCGCTGAACGGCTGAGCGCGTCGCCGGTCACAACCTGTGAAGGCCATCACACTCACGGGCTTTGGAGGTTGAACAGGATGACGACTTATAACTGGGATTTGATTGAACGTTTGCTGCACGAGGTGCAAAACGCAGCACCCAGCTTCACGCCACGGCCCTATGCCGAGCAGTATGCAGCGGAGAAAGCCACGGAGGGCGAGCAGACTGAAAACCTGGATCACCTGAAAGCGGTGGCCGGTGAGTACGAAAAGTTACTGCTGGCGCGTGGTTATATTGAATCCAGGCCAGAAGAGCAGGGCGGCACCGGTTCGAACTACATACTGACGCCACGGGGCTCGAGTTTGTTGAGCCTGATCGACAGCAGCATTCCGGGCGATGCTCATCCGCGGCAGGTGCTGGATGAGCAGGAAGATGCGCTGGATGAAGTGACGTTTGATGAGGTGGCGTCCAAGGCGCAGATTGCCTGAAGATCGCCGATTACTAATGTGGGAGCGAGCCTGCTCGCGAATGCGGAGTGTCAGTTGACATTGATGTTGTCTGATACACCGCCATCGCGAGCAGGCTCGCTCCCACATTGTATTTGTGTTGATCCTTAACTCTGCTGCGCTGCTTTTAGGCACTTCAAATCGTTGAAATCCTTACGCACCCCTTCGATTTTCTTTAACAACCGCTCACGCTGGGTCGGCGTGCTCTCGGCCATCAAATCCACAAAAAGACTTCGCGCCTGTGCTTCTGTGTTGGCGTAGGCCTTACGGTAATCGGCCGTCCATAAACTCTCGCGATTCACCAGAAGTGTCTCGATTCGCTGTGGGAATTCCGGGCTCTGACGTTGCGCAACCGCTGCGCTGAATTGCTTCTGCCAATGGGCGCGATTGGCGATCCATTGCGTGTTCTGGTCACCCAAGGCATTCGACCAGGCGACGACACGTTGTTGCTGGGTCGGACTGAGCGGGCCGAGCCAGTCATTCAAGCGTTTTTCCATACGCTCGCCGCGCTCCTTGATCTGCTGGTCGAGGGACGGTTTCAGGTAATCATGCTGGCGTTTGCGCTGGTCCTTGGCAAAGGCGTCGTTCATCTCCGCGACTTGCTTGTCATTCAGCCCCTGCAACAACTCGATGGCCGACGGGGTGATTTCCCGCGCGGTCTGGGCGATGGCTTGTTTGGCTTCCCGGGTTCGGGTTTGCAGCGCGGCGTCGGTCACCTGATTGGTCTCAACCATCGCCTGTAAACGGTCGAGCCAGTCGAGGTAACCCGGCAATTGCGTGGTGCAGTGCCAGCTCAGGTGTTCTTTCAGGCGCTCGTTGAACCAGCCTTTCTGCTCACCGTTCATGTCCAGGTAATCGCTGAGCGTCCATGGAATGATCACGTCGAGGTTTCGATAGGCCAGACCCACGCGGCTGCACGCACCGAGGGCGAGACTGAGGGTGAGGACGACGGCGAGACACTTCAACCAGCGCGACATGGGCGAGTCCTTGCGAAAGCGTAGGTTCTCATGTGAACGCAGGATGAGCCTGCCAGTTCAGCTGATCAATAGAACGTGTGTTCGGCCTTGAGGGTGACCAGGCCGTCGCACTGACTGTTGTGCCCGGAGTAGGCGGAGCAGTCGCTGCCGCTGAGGCTTGAGCCGCTGTAGATCAGGTCCAGGTCGATACCCATGAACGGTCGAGACAGGGTCAGCGACCAATCGGTGAAGTTGCCTACATACCCACCGTCCACCGACACCGGGGTGTTGAGCTGGTGGGTGGTGTATTTCATGCTGATCCCGACGCCGAACGGTTGATTGCCACCGAGATCGGCGAACACGGTGCTGTTCTGTTTGTCCGGGTCGTTGCTGAAGGCGGCGCCGAAACGGCTGCCCAGAATGGTCAGGCCGCCGAAGAGTTCCTGGGTGTCGAGGGTATCCACCTTTGGGTAGCTGTAGTGGATCATGCCGACTTCGTAACCGAGGGTTTGATCGAAGGGTTGTTTAAAGCCCATGTAGGAATCGACTTCCAGGTTGTTCCCCGGACTCAACCCCATGCTCGGTGACCATTGGCCGAAGTAGAAGCCGCTGTCGTGGCTCAGGTCGAGGCCGCCGTGAAAGGAGCCGGTGGTCGAGGGTTTGACCAGCCCCTGGGCCATGCTGCGACTGGGGGTGGTGCCGAGCTTGAGATCGAAGTCCCCCAGTTCACGCTGGAAGATTTGCGCGTTGGCGACCGAACATGACAGCAGGGCGCCGAGCAAAAACAGAAAGGGTTTGAGCATGCGTCACTCCATGACAGCGAGGAGCAGAAACGAAAAACTGCTGAAACGCTTAATCTAGACGTGTGCAAGCATACCGGCGAATGCTCGGCATCGAGGGCCGTTCGTCGATTTTTGAAATATTGATGTGTTTATCGGGGTGTTGCGGGAGGGTTCCAGTCCAAGCGCTTCGAAGCTCAAAGCGCTTACGGACCAGGTGAAGCGAGGGGTCTTGAAGGTGTTACTTTTTGCCGAGCGTGATCTGCTTGGACGGGCCGAACGTCTGGCCGCTGACGCCTTTGGCAATTTGCTGGATCTCGCCACCGGACTTGAGGAACGCAGCAATCTGGTTGTTGATCGATTCGCTGGTTTCAACGGCTGGAGCTGGCTTTGCTTTGCTGTTGGATGCTTTTACACGCATGGCGGCCATTAACCTGTAGAAAATTAACTTGGCCACGCATCGTACAGGAAATACTTGACAATTGCTTGGTAAATATCTCCCTGAAATACACATCACAAAAGCAGGATCAATCGCAAGTTAATATTCGAAATATTCCCGTAAGCTGCTGTTTTAAATAAGAACATCGTTGGATATAAATGGATTTTTGCCTCGCTGGAAGGGACCAAAACCAGCAGGCTGGCCTGACGAGTGGCCGGACGCATTCGATAAAACCCAGGAAAATTAAGACCTTCACGGGATTTTTCTCGAGCCACCGGGCCGGGCGTCGAACGCGGCGTGCAAAAACGGGTAGAATGCCGCCCACGCAATGAGGGTATTGGAAATGGCTTTAGTCGGGCGTTACAACAGTTTGCAAGTGGTTAAACACACTAACTTCGGTTTATATCTGGACGGTGGCGCGGATGGCGAAATTCTTCTGCCTAACCGTTATATTCCCAAAGATATTCCCAGCGAAGATGAAGACTGGCTCAACGTTTTTGTTTATCTGGACAGCGATGACAAACTTATCGCAACTACCGAAAAGCCGAAAGTTCAAGTCGGTGAATTCGCCAGTTTGAAAGTCGTTGAAGTCAACAGCATCGGTGTTTTCCTGGATTGGGGTTTGCCGAAGGACCTGTTGCTGCCGTATTCCGAAGAGAAGCGTCAGATGACTGCTGGCGAGTACGTCGTGGTGCACGTCTACCTCGACAAGCACACCCGCCGCATTACTGCGACGGCGCGTCTGGACCGTTATCTCGACAAGTCCCCGGCCAACTACACCCCTGGCCAGGAAGTTGATCTGCTGGTTGCCGAAGCCACCGACATGGGCTTCAAGGCAATCATCAACAACAAGCACTGGGGCCTGATCCACAAGAACGAAATCTTCAAGTTCATGCGCGCCGGCAAGGAAGAGAAGGGCTTCATCAAAGAAGTCCGGGCCGACGGCAAGATCAGCCTGAGCCTGCAACCGGTGGGCGAAGAAGCGGCCACCAGCCTCAACTCGAAGATCCTCGCCAAGTTGCGCGAAAACAACGGCACGCTGCCGGTGAGCGACAAGAGCGACCCGACGGTGATCACCAGCATGTTTGGCGTCAGCAAGGGCAACTTCAAGAAGGCCATTGGTGCGCTGTACAAGAATGGCCAGATCGTTATTCATGCCGATCGCATTGAACTGAGCTGATCCCACGCCGGCCTTTGCTTTAACTGTCGAGTCATTGCCATGGATTGTGTTGACGAGGTGTTCCGGTGAGCGCCACTCGGCGTACCGCCGATGCTTTTGCCCTGCAAGTGATGATGGGGCTGTGCCTGATCTGGGGCGTGCAGCAGGTGATGATCAAGTGGGCGGCGCCTGACATCGCGCCGGTCATGCAGGCTGCGGGGCGGTCGGGTATTTCTGCGTTGCTTGTAGGATTGCTGATCTGCTGGAAGGGCGGCTGGGATCAGGTCGGTAAAACATGGCGCGGTGGACTGCTGGCCGGCGCACTGTTTGGACTGGAGTTCTTCTTCATTTCCGAAGGCCTGCAATTGACCACGGCCGCGCACATGTCGGTGTTCCTTTACACGGCGCCGATCTTCACCGCGCTGGGCGTGCACTGGTTGTTGCCGAGTGAACGTTTGAGGCCGGTCCAGTGGCTGGGCATTTTCCTCGCCTTCATCGGAATTGCCATCGCGTTTGCCGGTGGCGTGTCGTGGGACAACCTCGATCGCCGCATGTTGATGGGGGATGCGCTGGGCGTATTGGCCGGTGCCGCTTGGGGCGCGACCACCGTCGTGGTGCGCGCTTCGCGCCTGTCGGAAGCACCGGTGACGCTCACGTTGTTCTACCAACTGATTGTCGGTTTCGTCGGTTTGCTGCTGATCGCGATGCTCAGTGGCCAGGTCACGCACGTCAGCCTGACCACCGTGGCGGTGGCCAGTGTGCTGTTCCAGGGACTGGTGGTGTCGTTCTTCAGCTACCTGACCTGGTTCTGGTTGCTGCGTCGCTATCTGGCGGCGAACCTGGCGGTGTTTTCGTTCATGACGCCATTGTTCGGCGTCACGTTCGGCGTGGTCTTGCTGGGCGAAGCGCTGAGCCTCAACTTCGTCATCGGGGCCGTGCTGGTGTTGCTCGGCATCACGTTTGTCAGCGCTGAACAGTGGGTGCGCCGTCGTTTGCGCAAAGCCCTCGGCCAGCACTGACCGGACGGAACAACAGCCCACCGGCGATAAGCAAACCGCTGCCCGCCACGATCAGCGCCGGCTGCAAACCACCGCTGAAATGGCTGCTCAACGCTGCCAGTAGCGGTCCGGCGAGCTGACCCACGGCGAAGCACGCAGTCAGCAGTCCGGCATTGCGCTGGGTGGCGTGGGGTGCCAGTTCCCGGGAGCGTTGCATCACCAGCTGCATGCAGGCCAGGAACGGCGTGCCACACAGGATCACCCCCAGCGCCAGGCCTGACCCACTGCCCAGCAGGCAGGCGAACACACCGGCCGCTTGCAGCCACAACGTTGCCATCAGCCAATGACGGGTGGCGTTCGGGTTATGACGACGAAGACTCACCAGCAGCACGCCGATGGCCGACGCCAGACCAAAGCATGGCCAGAACAGATCGGCTTGCCATTGGCCATGGAACTGCGCGTTCGCCATTTGCGAGAGGAAAGTGGCCGGGATGATGTAGCCCAGACCGTACAAGCAGTAGATCACCCCCAAACGACCGATCCCCCGGTTGCCCGAACCGGCAGTGCTGACGGCGACTGCCACGGTGGCGGACGGTTGCGGCAGGAATGGCAAAATCCCCAACAGCATCACCAGTGCGACGCCGGCGTATACCAGCCACAAGGTTGCGGAGGTCTGACCCAACAGGTTCGAGCCCAAGGCCAACAATCCCGTCAGAAAAATCCCCAGACCCGGTCCGGCAAATACCAGCGCGCCAAGCCGAGGTCGACCGGCTGCGGCGGCCAGTGGCTGGCTCAGCGCGGTGATCATCACCAGCACCCAGGCGCTGGCCACGCCCGTGCCGAAACGCAGCAACAGATGCGACCAGAACCCGTTGGCCCAGAACGATGCGAGCGTGAGTAAGACACACAGCCACAACCCGCCCATCAGCCGCTGCCGGACTTGCTCCGGACGATGGGAGAACATCGCGTCCACGGCACCAACGAAATACCCAAGGTAGTTGGCCGCGGCAATCAGACCGGCGGCCGTGAGGTCGATCTGACCTTCGCTGAGCAGGTGCGGCAATTGCGGGGTAAGGGCGAATCGCCCGATGCCCATGGCCATCATGAGCGCGATAAAACTGGCGAGTAAGCGAATCAGCGGGGACATAGTCTGAGTTCCGGCAGAGGATCAATGACCGTCAGGCTAGGACTGATTGACTTTCTTTAAAAATGAATAATAGTGAGTAACTTGTTCTGATTTGGAGAATGTCGTGGAATTCAGCCAATTGCGGATCTTCCAGGCGGTGGCGGAGGAGGGCTCGATTACCCGTGCTGCCGAGCGTTTGCATCGGGTGCCGTCGAATCTGTCGACACGCCTTAAACAGCTTGAGGAGCAGCTCGGCGTAGAACTCTTCTTGCGCGAGCGTCAGCGTTTGCAGTTGTCTCCTGCGGGAAAAGTCTTGCTGGACTACACCGCGAAGCTGTTCAACCTGCGCAATGAAGCGCAAGCGGCAGTGCAGGGCGGGCAACCGGCGGGTGACTTCGTACTCGGCACGATGTACAGCACCGCCGCCATTCATCTCCCAGGGCTTTTGGCTCGGTATCACCGCACCTATCCGGCAGTGAACCTGCAAGTGCAATCCGGGCCCAGTGGCGAATTGCTCGAAGGCCTGCTCACCGGTCGCCTCGATGCGGCGCTGGTGGATGGCCCGCTGGAGTTGGCCGGGCTCGATGGCGTGCCCTTTCGCGAAGAACGCCTGGTGCTGATCAGCGAAGCCGATCACCCGCCGGTGCGCAGCGCGCTGGATGTGGAGGGGCGCTCGGTGTTCACCTTTCGCCACGGCTGTTCTTACCGGACGCGTCTGGAAGCCTGGTTCGCCCACGATCACGCGGCCATGGGGCGGGCGATGGAAATCGAGTCCTACCCAGGAATGCTCGCCTGCGTGATTGCCGGTTCGGGGGTGGCGCTGATGTCGGAGTCGATGCTGGCCAGCCTTCCGGGCCGCGAAAGTGTAGCGGTGCACCCGTTGGCCGAGCCTTTCGCCACGGCGACGACCTGGCTGATGTGGCGCAAGGGCATGGTCGGGGCCAATCTGAATGCGTGGATAGAGCAGCAACAGGCGGTCTATCCGTCAGAAACAACGTCGGCCCGGGCAATTGCCTGAACTAATGGTCAGGTATTTGGATCAATTCAGTAACAGATCATTGCGGATTTTGCCGAGCATTGCGTAGGACTTCGGACTATTATCAGTGCGAAGGGGCTACAGAATTTCAGCCGCTCGGCACTACCCTGAAGGGGGCACCATGAAAGAGAAAATCCAAAACTGGCTGCATGACCTGGGTGTCGCACTCGGTTTGATCGAACCGCCTCTGCAGCCTGTGCCTATTCGCACTGACGACGAACAGCGTCGACGCCAGCAGCGCCGTCGGTAACTGCTGACACGGGGCCTGTGCCTAGCGGGCTTGTTGTGGCGAGGGAGCTTGCTCCCGCTCGACTGCGCAGCAGTCGCAATGCCGGGCTGCGCGTTTTAACTGACACACCTTGGCGGTGATGGGGCCGCTTCGCGGCCCAGCGGGAGCAAGCTCCCTCGCCACAAGTCCACCGTTAAATCACGAGCGTGTATTTGGCAGCTGTTCTCAATGCCGCTCGATCTCCATCAAAAACCGACTCAAATCATTCGCCGTCCTGGCAGTCTTGAGCATCCGGTCTTCCTCCGCCGTAAACGCCGTCAACCCCAACTCATCTTCCAGATGGAAGATCAGGTCTTCGATGTCCGATTTATCCAACCCTAATTCAGCCAAGCTGGCGTTATCGTCGAAGTCATCCTGACGCTCCAGCAGTCGGCTGATGAAACGATGCACAGTGGAACGTACGACGGCTCTTTTCATGAGGGTACTTCGAGGGTGTTGATAGTTGTTTTCCCTGCGCTTGAGTACAGCAGGCTTCAGGCGTGCGAGCGCTGCCACTCGTCAATCATGTTGCGCAAATGTTCCCCGGAAAAACTCCCGAAATGTCCGCCATGCACGGTGCGAATCGGCAGCTCACTCAAGCGTTGCAGGCTGCGCGCGTAGTCATTGAGGTCGGAGTGATACGCGTCTTCGATCAGCGGGCCGTCGTAGATGATGTCGCCGCTGAACAGGGTTTCGGTCGTCGCCTCATACAGGCTGATGCCGCCCGGCGAGTGCCCGGGCGTGTGCAGCACCTGCAACACGCGATTGCCCAGATCCAGCACGTCACCTTCCTCAATCATGCCCGTGGCCGGTGCGGCTTTGACCCGGTATTCGGCGTAACACAGCGGGCAGTCGGGGTGGGCCTCGAACATGTCGTCGCCGACGAATGCCCGGCTCAAATCGTTTTCGCCGTCAGGTGCCGCAAGGATGTCGGCCTCGGCCGGATGCACCAGGCGTTCGGCAAATTCGTGATGGCCGGCGATGTGATCGAAATGGCAGTGACTGGCCACGGCCACCAGCGGCCGTTCGGTGATCCACGGCAATTGCTCGCGCAGGCTCACCAGCCCGGACCCGCTGTCCAGCAGCAGGTCCTTGTCGCGGCCCTGAATGTGCCAGAGGTTGCAGCGGTAGAAAGGGCGGATGTAAGGCTCGTGGATCAGGCGGATGCCGTCGCTGAGCTGTTTGACCTCGAACCACTGATCGCGGCTGACGATCTTCATAAACGATTTTCTCCAGACGAAAAAAAACGGGTGTGGCAACCGACGCCACACCCGTCGAAGAAAGCATCAAGTCGTTATGTTTAGCTTAGGCAGCGCTGGCCACCACTGCAGGGCGAGGGGACAACAAGCTGACCACCACGAAACTCACCAGACCTACGCCGAGGCTGTAGTAGATCGGGGTGTTGGCGTCCATACCGTCCTTGATCATGAACAACAGCGCGGTGGCGAAACCCATGCCCATGCTGGCGATGGCGCCGGCGGTGGTGGCGCGTTTCCAGAAGATGGCGCCGATCAGCGGGATCAGCATGCCGCCCACCAACAGGTTGTAGGCCAGGGTCAAAGCACTGATCACGTCGTTTACTACCAGAGCGATACCCAGCACCACGAAACCGGTGAGCAGGGTGAACAAGCGGTTGATGCCCAGGCTCGACTGTTTACCGCCGCGCAGTTTCGGCAGCAGGTCTTCGGTCAGGGTGGTGGCAGCAGCGAGCAGGCCGGCGCTGGCGGTGGACATCATGGCTGCCAGGGCAGCGGCGATCACCAGGCCACGGATACCGTCCGGCAGGGACAGTTTGACGATGGCGGCGAAGGCGTTGTTGACGTTGTCCAGGTCCGGGATCAGCACATGAGCAGCCATGCCGATCAGGGCGCAGGCCAGTCCGTAGAGGATGCAGTAGAAGCCTGCGAATGTACCGGCGACCTGAGCCACTTTGGCGCTCTTGACGGTGAACACACGCTGCCAGATGTCTTGGCCGATCAGGATCCCGAAGAAGTAGATCATGAAGTAGGTGATGATGGTGTCCCAGCCAATCGTGGTGAAGCTGAAGGCGGTTGCCGGCAGTTTCAGCACCAACTCATCCCAACCACCGACGCGGTACAGGCAGATTGGCAACAGGATGAACATCAGGCCCACGGTCTTGATGACGAACTGGACGATGTCGGTCAGGGTCAGGGACCACATGCCGCCGATCGCCGAATAAATCACCACCACGCCACCGCCGACCAATACCGACAGCCAGAACGGCAGGTCGAACAGCACTTGCAGCACGGTGCCAATGGCCAGGATCGAAACCACGCCGATCATCAGCGCAT
This genomic window contains:
- a CDS encoding PA1414 family protein; amino-acid sequence: MKEKIQNWLHDLGVALGLIEPPLQPVPIRTDDEQRRRQQRRR
- a CDS encoding acyl carrier protein, with translation MKRAVVRSTVHRFISRLLERQDDFDDNASLAELGLDKSDIEDLIFHLEDELGLTAFTAEEDRMLKTARTANDLSRFLMEIERH
- a CDS encoding MBL fold metallo-hydrolase, producing MKIVSRDQWFEVKQLSDGIRLIHEPYIRPFYRCNLWHIQGRDKDLLLDSGSGLVSLREQLPWITERPLVAVASHCHFDHIAGHHEFAERLVHPAEADILAAPDGENDLSRAFVGDDMFEAHPDCPLCYAEYRVKAAPATGMIEEGDVLDLGNRVLQVLHTPGHSPGGISLYEATTETLFSGDIIYDGPLIEDAYHSDLNDYARSLQRLSELPIRTVHGGHFGSFSGEHLRNMIDEWQRSHA
- a CDS encoding sodium:solute symporter; protein product: MALDLFVVLIYAAAMLILGYYGMRKAKTNEDFLVAGRNLGPSLYMGTMAATVLGGASTVGTVRLGYVHGISGFWLCAALGCGIVALNLFLAKPLLKLKIYTVTQVLEKRYNPMARTASAVIMLAYALMIGVVSILAIGTVLQVLFDLPFWLSVLVGGGVVVIYSAIGGMWSLTLTDIVQFVIKTVGLMFILLPICLYRVGGWDELVLKLPATAFSFTTIGWDTIITYFMIYFFGILIGQDIWQRVFTVKSAKVAQVAGTFAGFYCILYGLACALIGMAAHVLIPDLDNVNNAFAAIVKLSLPDGIRGLVIAAALAAMMSTASAGLLAAATTLTEDLLPKLRGGKQSSLGINRLFTLLTGFVVLGIALVVNDVISALTLAYNLLVGGMLIPLIGAIFWKRATTAGAIASMGMGFATALLFMIKDGMDANTPIYYSLGVGLVSFVVVSLLSPRPAVVASAA